The segment CCCAGCGTCAGAATCAGAACCTTCACCGCGAGCCTCCCGCAGCCGCCGACACGTCATCACCGCGCCGACCAGGCTTCCCGGCTCACCTGCGGTGAGCATACGCTCACCGTAGGATCCACCACGCTTGCCGCTTTCCAGAAACCGGCTGCGCCTGGTCGATGGGCACGGCATCAGCGCGATCCGCCGCTCCGGATCGCCCAACGGCCTCCGGAGGAGCCGTCTCCCGGTGGTGCTGACGATCAGGAGATCGCCGACTCGGAACGTCGGCTTCGTGCAAGACTTGGAGGGGCCCGGGCCGCGGTGCCTGGATTGCTCCAGGCCCGTTTTTCCGGACACCGCCGACGAGCTTCTGTTGCGGCAGGACTGCCCCATCCTGGCCCTGAATGGCCGCACACCACCGTGGCCGGCTCACCCCGATACCGCGACATCGTTCCGGCCCCACCCCGGCGGCGGCCTGACCTGGGCCGAGGCACCCACCGAACACCCTACGGCCCGGCCGCGATCCGCCGGGAACTGCCCAGACCGGGGTGTGCACCCCGCCGCTGCGTCGCCGGCCGGACGCGTTGCTACCCACACCCGCCGGCAGGACTTTCCACGATCTGCAGCAGTCGGGTGAACCGGCGGGCCGCCAGATTGCAGCCGATGGATTTTTCACCTGGATTTCCGCTGGTGGTGGTGGATTTCTGATTGGTCATCGCGTGCATAGGGGGTGCGGGCAAGTGGGAATCCTCCTGGATGCGGGGTAGCGTCCGGGCCGAGAGCGCGCTTCGCGGTTCCCGCTTTGCGCAGCCGGGAAGCCCGACCGCAGTCCGAGCTCTGATAGCGGAAGGAGGCAGTCATGGATCCCGCTGGATGGATTATCTCCATCATTGCCATCCTCGTCGTCGTAGCGATCGTCGTTCGTATCGAACGTCGCAGCAAGAAGCGGTGACGACGCCTGCAGGCAGTTGAGCAGGCGTGAAAAGCATTCATAGCTGATGGCCGCTTCGCCGTGCCGCAAAACATGCAAGACCGGCGATTGTGGCAAACGCCGGCCACCGCGAGGTGTGGTTGAAGCGGCCGTCGTCAGGAGGCCTCATGAGCCACCCCGACAGCGCCGGAAAGCTTGAATTCCAGCCGACAAAAATAGCCGAATCCACTCTGAGCCAAGTCTTGGAGGACCACTCGGAGACATTCGCGAAGGCGGTTGCCGCCCTCAGCGGGAAGATTCCGAACGTTCACTTGGCGGACGTCCTTCGCGATGTGAATCACAGCGCCAAGGAACCGTGCGGCGCACCGCCGACACCCGACTCGGTCCAATTCTGCTGGAACGACGAGGACAACGAAGGCACCACCTGGATCCCGCAGGGGCTCACCGGCTCCTGGGATGCCGACGCCGACGGCAGGTTCGGCGAACACCGTGTCATCGCCGCCACCTGGTACGACGACAAAGGCCTGGACGGCACCAACCGGGGCAGCCGCATCACGTTCGTCAACTACGACGACCCAGGCAAGCCGGAATATCGGCACGTCCTGCTCGTCGTGCCGGACCGCGACGGCAGCTTCCACGCGGCGGTCTCACACGTCGGCGGCATCGCCTGGGTCGGCTACCGGCTGTACGTCGCCGACACCGACGCGATCCGCGTGTTCGACCTGCACGACATCTGGCGCACCGGAGCCGACAGCTCACACAAGAAGATCGGCATGCACGACGGTAAGGCGTACGCGGCGGACTACCGGTACGCGATTCCGCAGGTCGGCTACTACCGGCCCCGGCCGAACCCGCCCCACCTGCCTCTGCGAATCTCGTCGATCGCTCTCGACCGGAGCAGTTCACCGAACTCGCTGATCACCGCCGAGTACAAGGAGGACCGCGACGGGGTCCAGTCGCCGAGGCCGGCCAACGCCCGGATCGTCCGATGGGACCTCGACGACAACGGCAAACTGGCCGGTTCCGGAGAGCAGGTGCGATCCAGTGCGGCATACGTGACCTCCCGGGCCAACGTCAACGGCGCCGTCACGTACGGGGACAAGCCGGAATTCGTGCTGACCAGCAGCGAATTCAACCGCGAGCCCGGATGGGTCCACCGTGCCACCCTCGGCACGTCGCAGCGGTACACGGGCGTCCCCCCGGGTGGCCCGGAGGACTTGACCTACCAGCCGCAGGGTGACCGGATGTGGACCCTCACCGAATACGACGGCCGACGGACCGTGTTCGGCATACCGATGCCCTCGATCGGTGACGGGTGATCGTAACCGCAGTCCTGACGGCTCAGGTGTCCATCTGGGCGCTGCGCTGGCCTCTTGTGCCGCCCTCGCCGCTGGCGATCAGTGGCTGCCACCTGGCCGCCCCGGCGCCCTTGACCTGGAGCGCGCTCCAGATGGAAACGTGGTTGCCGTCGACCGACGGAAAGGAGAACGGCGATGACGGAACGCAGGATGATCCTCGGTGCGATGTACTTCGGTACGCGGCTGGACGAAGCCTCGTCCATGGCGTTGTTGGACCGCTTCGTCGACCAGGGCGGCACCTGGATCGACACGGCCAACAACTACGCCTTCTGGGCCGACCCCAGCGGCATCGGCGGGCAGAGCGAAGCCCTCATCGGGCGGTGGCTGGCCTCCCGGCCGGGCGTGCGCGAGCGGGTGCGTATCAGTACGAAGGTGCGGTACCAACCGACCGTGCCAGGCCGGTGGCCGGAGTCTTCGGAAGGCCTGTCCGGGCCGGTGATCCGTAACGCGGTACAGGAGAGTCTGAAGCGGTTGAACACCGATCGGATCGATCTGTACTGGGCTCACGGTGAAGACCGGACGGTGGCCCTGGACGAGACGGTGGCCGCGTTCGGTGAGCTGGTGCGCGACGGCGTGGTGGCACGGCTCGGCGCTTCCAACCACATGACGTGGAGTGTCGAGCGAGCCCGGCAACTGGCAAGACAACAGGGCATCGAGGGATACACCGCGCTGCAGCTGCGGTGGTCATACGTGCAGCCCCGCCCCGGCGCTGAGCTTCCCGATCAGGGTCACCAGCTCCTGTCACCGGAAGCGCTGGACTATGCCCGAGTCGAGCCCGGCCTTGCCGTCTGGGCGTACACGCCGCTGATCAATGGCGCCTACACCCGCTCCGACCGGCCGCTTCCCGAGGTCTACGACCACCCGGGAACGGAGCGTCGCCTGGCCGTGCTGACGCGGGTCGCCGACGAGCTCGGCGTGACGCGCAACCAGGTAGTCCTGGCTTGGATGGCGACGGGCGATCCGGCGGTCACTCCGATCGTGGGAGTCAGCACCCCGGAGCAGCTCGATGAGGCGCTACAGGCCGACCAGGTGACGCTCAGCAGCGATCAGCGCCGCCAACTCGACGAGGTCGCCTGAGTCGATACACGAAGAGCCAGCTCGCAGCCGCGAGCGCATGGTGCGGTCGGCTTGCTGACCGCACCACGCGCTCTCCGCGGGAAATACCTGTGACATACGCACTCGCCTCGGCAGTCCATGCTGTCGGGTCAGCGCAGGCCGTCCGTCGGCGGGGACGATCGGGCCCGACCGGCACACCTTGCTAAAGGCACATCGCCTGCTTTCGGTCGAAATGCCCCCGCTGAGACGGCGCATCAGCCCAGCGGCGCGGCCAGGTCCCGCAGCGCCCAGCAGGTCCCCGTGGACGCCAATCGGCACCTCCTGCTGCACCAGCAGCCCCACCGGCCGCGGCAGGCACTGCCCGGCCGGGATGACAGCATGATCAGCATGACTGCCGACGAGCACGCTGCCCGCGCCGCCGAACTCACCGCCGAAGCCGAGCGCCTTTACCAAATCTGCCTGGTCGACTATCACACCAACATCAACGAAGACGACCACTCCGACGAGCCGTACGTACCGGGCGCCGACCTCGCGATGCTTACGGCCACCACGCAACTCGCCCAAGTCCACGCGACTCTCGCCCTGCGACGCCCAGCAACGACCAATCAGCGATGAGCGTCCGTCTTCCGCGATATCTGCGGCCGGCGCAGAGCCGCCGACGGCTGCTGCACGCAGCCGGGCCGGTGTCGTAGCCGCTGTCTCGGCGCACGCCGCGGCGAGGTCACTGTCGACCTAGAACCGGAGGATATGGCCGACGCGTGGTTCGGTGCGGCCGTGGTAGACGTCCAGCCAGAAGCTGCGGAGGTCGTCCGGGCCCGCACCGGCGCGTACCTCGAGCCACGCCCCTACCGCGCCGGCGAAGCGTCGCCACGCGTCGGCGAAGCGCTCGTCCAGGCCGTCACGACCCCAGTCCTGGCGCCGTTTGCGCATCTGGACAGGGGCGAAGAACACCTCGCCCGCGGCGTCCGCGTTCGGGATCTGGTTGGTCAGCCCGACGGCGATGTCACGCACCAGCAGATCACCGAGGAGCTCGCGTAGCGCCACGCGCGTCGCGGGTGCTCCGGACAGGTCGAGATAGACCGTCGGCACCGCTTCCAGGCCGGCGATCTCGTCGTACGACAGGACTTCGTCGTAGCAGCCGAGAGACCGGGTGAAGGCCACGTTGCCGGGCGAGGTGAGACCGACCAGTCGCGGTCCGCGACCGTGCAGTTCGAAAGCGGCGGCGTACGCGGTCTTGCTGGAGGCCGACGAGAGGAGCAACTGCCGCGCCCCGTGGAAGTCGTTGTCGACGACCTGGTCGGCGAGCATGAAGGAGGTGAAGAACAGCGGCCGGTAGAGGACCAGCAGGTCCTCCTGATCGGCGCGGTACGCGGCGTCGTTCGCGGTCGACCGGTAGGCGTTGTAGGGCGACGGCAAGTCGAGGCGGTGGGCGCTGCCGTCCCGGAACCCGGATGGGTCGGCCCGCTCCGGCTGCACCACCAGATGACCGGCCGGCGGGAGGTAGCCGTAGACCCGCGTCCCCACCTCGACACCGGCAGCCGCCGATTCGATCACCTCGGCGAAACCCCAGAGCGGCGGAAGACCCCACTGCGCGCCCAGCCCCCGCGACGCGGCCGGGAAGAACTGCCAGTACCGCATGGATTCACCGAGGACCGCGTAGGTGACGTTGTTCGCGGTCAACCCGACCCGTTCCACCCGCAGCAGCGCCTCACCGTCTCGGATCTGCGGTGTCGCTCCGGCGACGACGGCAGTCTTCCCGAGGTCATCGCGGGCAACGGCGAACGTCCATGAATCGGCCATGGCGTGACGGTAGATTCCCTGGCCACGCCAGACAAGTGCACTAAGAGTGCAAAATCCCACTGACCGTTCTGCCGCCACGTGGGCGATACTTGCACCCCTGATGCAGAGCGGAGGCCGGAGCATGGCAGTGGATCCCGACGGCGACTTCCTCACCGGCTTCCTCGCCGAGGACCCGGACAGCCCGGTCGTCATGCTCAACCTGCTGCGCTTCGCTGACAACGGCCGCCCGCTGTACCAGCAATACGCGAAGGCGTTCGGCACGACGATCGGCCCACGCTACGGCGTCGAGGTGATCTACGCCGGCGACGGCGGCAGCCCGCTGGTCGCGGAAACCGGGCAGCAGTGGGACGCCGTCCTGCTCGTGCGCTACCCGTCCCGGCACGCCTTCCGCGACATGATCACCGATCCCGACTATCAGCAGATCACCCACCTGCGCCGGCAGGCACTCACCGAAGCCGTGCTTCAGCCGACCCGCCCCTGGTGAGGCGACCGCTCCCGCGGATCGCTGGCACTCGCTGCGTCAGCCGCGCCGATCAAGACCCGGTGCCGGCGGTGGCGTACGCGGGCCGCGTACGCCACCGTTGACCTCAGCTCAGGCGACCGAGGCGGGGAATCGCTCCCAGACCCGGTGCGCGGCGAGCAGACGCTGCACGCCTTCCAGCGCGGTGCCGCCATTGTCTGCAGCGATCACACCCGGCGTTCCGGCCGTGCCGGTCGCCTCGAGCACCGCGGTGCCGTCACCCCAGGCGCCGATTGCCTTGCCGTGCCGCCAGCACTCGTCCACCAGCAGCTGCACCCGCGGGTCGATCGCAGCGCTGCCCGGAGCGCCGGCCTTGGCGTCGCGTTGCGGCAGCGCGTCCGGCGCCGGGGCCGGCGCACCCGCCAGCAGCAGCGCGTCGAACTCGACCGAGCGGGCCGTGGCGAACGTACGCTGCACCGGCAGATCGCCGACCGTGTCACCGTGGGCAGCGATCAGCAGCGGCACCATGCCGGCCGAGAAGATCGCCGCCTGAACCTGCTCCAGACCGGTGTCCAGGCGCTCGGCGTCCACCACGATGCCGATCATGCGGCCGTCGGCCGGCCACTCCCGGCCGACCTGCGACAGCGCCGGGCTGGGGGCAACCTCGGCGAGCGGCACGGTCGGTTCCGGCGCCGGCAGGCCGAGCCCGGTGGCGACCTGCTGGCACAGCACCGGGTCGATGTTGGCCAGGCACTGCAGCTGGCGCTCCTTGATCGCCTTCTCGTAGCATTTGCCCAGCTCGAAGGTGTACGCCCGGATGATGTGTTCCTTCTCCACCGGGCTCATGCTCAGCCAGAACAGGCGCACCTGGCTGAAATGATCGTCGAAGGACGCCGGGTTGGCCCGGATCTTCGGCGCCTCGGCGACCCGGACCGAGGCGTCGAGGAACGCGTTCTCGGCGTCACCGGCGGGGAACGGGTTGCCCCCGTCGAGCGAGTTGGGCCGGTACGGCGCCACCCCGGCGTGCACGGCCTGCTGGTGGAAACCGTCGCGCAGCATGTCGTTGACCGGCGCGTGGGGCCGGTTGATCGGGATCTGGCCGAAGTTCGGCCCGGCCAGCCGGGTGAGCTGCGTGTCGAGGTAGGAGAAGAGCCGCCCCTGCAGCAGCGGGTCGTTGGTCACGTCGATGCCGGGCGGCAGATGCCCGACGTGGAAGGCGACCTGCTCGGACTCGGCGAAGAAGTTCGTCGGCGTCCGGTTCAGTACCAGCTTGCCGATCGGCTGCACCGGCGCCAGCTCCTCCGGCACGATCTTGGTGGGGTCGAGCAGGTCGATCCCGGCGAAGGTCTCCTCCGGGGTGTCCGGGAAGACCTGGATGCCGAGTTCCCACTCCGGGTACGCACCGGCCTCGATCGCGTCGTACAGGTCGCGGCGGTGGAAGTCCGGGTCGATGCCGCCGAGCATCTGCGCCTCTTCCCAGGTCAGGGAGTGCACGCCCAGTTTCGGCTTCCAGTGGAACTTCACCAGGGTGGTCTCCCCGGCAGCGTTGATCATCCGGAAGGTGTGAACGCCGAAACCCTCCATGGTCCGGTACGAGCGCGGGATGCCCCGGTCGGACATGCCCCAGATCGTGTGGTGCTGCGCCTCGGTGTGCAGCGACACGAAGTCCCAGAACGTGTCGTGTGCGGTCTGCGCCTGCGGGATCTCCCGGTCCGGATGCCACTTCGCCGCGTGGATGACGTCCGGGAACTTGATGGCGTCCTGGATGAAGAACACCGGCATGTTGTTCGCGACCAGGTCGAACGTACCCTCGTCGGTGTAGAACTTCGTGGCGAAGCCACGCGTGTCTCGCACCGTGTCGGCCGATCCCCGCGACCCGATCACGGTGGAGAACCGGACGAAGACCTGCGTCTCCTTGCCCTTGGCGAGGAAGCCGGCCCGGGTCACGCCGTCGGCGGTCCCGTACCCGGTGAACGTGCCGTGCGCGCCGGCGCCCCGCGCGTGCACCACCCGTTCCGGGATGCGCTCGTGATCGAAGTGCATGATCTTCTCGCGCAGGTGGTGATCCTGAATCAGAACGGGCCCGCGCGGTCCGGCCTTCAGCGAGTGATCGGTGTCGCGCAGCCGCGCGCCCTGCGCGGTCGTGAGATACGCGCCCTGCTGGGCGTGTGTCGGTGCGGGCAAGCCGGTGTCGGCGCCCGTGGGCGTACGCGTGTCCGGCGTACCCTGCTCGTGTTTGGGCGGCAACGGCTCCCGCGGCGAGGTCGGCTCCTCGACGGTCGGCGTGCCACTTCCCGGCGCACCGGGAACACGGTCGGTCAATGCCTCAGCGAGTTGCCCGACCTTCGCCGTGGCCGCTTCCACCACTTCCTTGACCACACGTCCCGGCTTGGTGCTGTCCATGCGTACTCGTCCTCCTGATTGATCGATGGAGCGGACCGAGATCGCGTACCCCGTTGCGGCACGCTGTAACGCGAGCGGGCCTGGGCATGCCGACGCAGCCGCGCCTGGCCGGCCTCGATCCGGGTACGCAGCAAAGTCCGTTGAGGCTTCGGTGGCTCAGTCCTTCACGGTCCGGGCCGCCGAGCGGCGGCTCGACCGCAGCACGACGGCGACCGCGATGGTCATCGCGAACGCGCCTGCGATCCACCAGATCCCGGCCGCGGTGAGCCAGTTGGTGACAGTGCCCTGCAGGTCCGTGAGGGCGCCGACTATCGGGTCGTCGGCGGACCCACCGTCCAGCAGCCGGATCTCGTACCAGCCGTAGTAGACGACGTATGAGCCGGCGAGCAGCAGCAGCGCGCCGCTGGCCCGGGAGATGTACGGCAGCACGCTGCGGCTGCGGCGCACCACGCTGTCGCGGGCCACGGCGGCGAGCATGGCCAGCGTGCCCACGACCAGCCCCATGCCGAGGCCGTAGGCGACGAAGGCCGCCAGGCCGTCGACGATGCTGCCGCTTCGGGAGACGAGGCCGGTGACGGCCAGGAACGGCGCGATGGTGCAGGACAACGAGGCGATCGCATACGAGGCGCCGTAGCCGTAGAGGGCGAGAAAGGAACCGGCCGGGCTGCCCACGGTGAGCCGGGGCAGCGGAACGTCCAGGTCACGGCCGGACAACAGCCAGGCCCCGAGCACCACGAGGACACCGCCGATGACCACGGTCGCCCACGGCAGATGCCGTTGGATGGGGCTGGTGGCGACGCTGATCACCAAGCCGGCGGCGCCGAAGACGGTGACGAAACCTGCGGTCATGGCCGCGGTCAGCCGCAACGCCCGGCCGATGCCGCCGCGCCGGGAGACTAGCACGGCCAGGAAGGACGGCAGCATCGCGAACCCGCACGGGTTGAACGCGGCCAGCAGACCGGCGGCCAGCGCGAGAGGGATGTCGTCCATCTACCGCAGGTGCCCATCGATGAGCGCGGACAGTTCGCCCTCGTCGAGCGGGCCGGTCGCCGTCGTGGTCTCGCCATCGGCGTCCACCACCACGAACGACGACTGACTGGCGACCTGGAAGTGCCGGTAGATCTCGCCACCGCGATCGTCGAGGTGGTCCAGGGCGCTGGTGCCCGTACGGTCCACGAACGCGGCCATCTGGCCCCGGTCCTTGTCCAGACCGGCGACGCCGACGACGGTGACGCGGTCCGCGTACCGTTCTGCGGTCTTAGCCACCGCAGGACCTTCGGCCTGGCACTTCGGGCACCACGGCGCCCAGAACCAGAACAGCACTGGACGGCCGGCCAGAGATGTTCCGTCGAAGGCCGTACCCTCCAGCGTGGTCGCCCGGAAGGTCAGCACCTGCGGAACCTGCCGAGCCGGGGCCTCGCCCGAAGCGGCGGAGGGCACCGGCGCGGGTGAGGCGGGCGCCGCCGACTCCAGCGGCTGACTACCGCATGATGTCAGGAGCAGGGCTGCCGCCAGCAGAGAAAGACACGAACGGTAAGCCGACATTTCCACCTCTTCGGAATGCGCCGATGAACCGACCTGTAGTGATCCTGACCCGGATCGGCATGAGCGGTTCTTACCGAGCTGTTACGGCTGGCAGTCGGTTCCACTTCCCTACAACACGGTGAAGTAGATGTCGGGCACCGTCATCACCTGGTAGATGCACGTACTGACCACGACCACACTGATCACGATCTCGACGGCGATCTGTCGCAGGAGCTCCCGCCGGCGCGTCACGGCGGTGGCGCGCCGCCACTTGTAGGCGGTCCACGTGGGAACCGCAAACGCGATCGCCGGCAGCGGCGAGTAGGCCCACATCATCAGCTGCACCTGGATCCGCCCGGAAACGACGGCAAGGCCGACCAGGGCGACCGTCAACAGGTATGCGACCAGCAGAAGAGGCGCGGCCAGCGACAGCGCACGGTGGTGTGTGGGCACGGACGCCGAATCAACCTCAACCATGACCACGTGTACGCGCCCGGCCTGAAGCGGGTTCGAGATCCTTGCAATCCGCTGGGGCCGCGTGCAACACGATGACCGTCGCTACCTGCGCCGGGTCATCACCGCGTACAGCATCACCAGGACCAGCGACAGCACGATCAGCGACGGGCCGAGGGTGTGAACGCCGACCCGCTCGATGAGCACGCCGACCCCGGCGGGGATCAGGGCGCCGCCGAGCCCGGTAGCCGCCATCTGCATCCCGATGACGCGGTCGGCGTGCGCTGCCCCGACCCGGTCCGCGGTGGTCAGCGTCAGCAGGGGGAAGACCGGCGCTGCGGCATAGCCGATCACCATCAGGCCGGCGACCGCAAGCCAGTCCGGGCCCGGCAGCGCCACCAGCACGGATCCGGCCAGCATGCCGACCAGGCCGGCGGCGAGGGTACGGGTGGTGCCCAGCCGTTCAACGGTGAAGCCTTGCACGACCCGGCCGACGAAAAGACTCGCCCAGTACGCCGAGACGCAGAAACCGGCGACCGCGGCGCTCAACCCGCGATCCTCGGTGAGCAGCAGGAAGGCCCAGAGCCCGGTCGCCATCTCCACACCGACGTACACGGCGAACGCGGCAACGCTGAGCCACACCGCGGGCATGCGCAGCGTCGTACCGAACCGCGGCGAAGCCGTTGTCTGTTGTTGCGCGTCCGGCGGCCCTTCGGCAGCGCCGGCACGCACCCACGCCCGCGCCGTGACAGCGAACGCGATGGCCAGCAGCGCCTGGGCACCGGCGACGAGCCCGTATCCCCACCGCCACGACAGCCCACCGCTGAGCACGCCGGTCATGATCAGCGGCCCGATGGCGACGCCGAGGCCGAAGAAGGCGTGCAGCCAGTTCATGTGCTTGGGGCCGAACGCGCCGGCCGCGTACGCGTTGAGGCCCGCATCGATCGCCCCGCCACCGAACCCGGCCAGCAGCGCACACGGCACCAGCAGGCCCAGTGCGGGCGACACCGCGTACCCGGCCAGGGCGAGGCTGGCCATCGCCGTGCTCCCGGCGAGGAGCCGGCCGACGCCGAGCCGGGCCAGGCTGAACCCGGCTGCGACGCTGGAGATCAGGTAGCCGACCGTGCTGGCGAACAGCAGCACCCCGACGGTGTCGGTGGAAAGGCCCAGGTCGTCTGCCATCGACGGCCAGCCGACGCCGAGCAGACCGTCGGGGAGGCCGAGGCTGATGAAGGCGCAGTAGGCCAGCAGCAGCAAGGACATGCGGATCGCCGGAGCCGCTGCCGCACGCCCCGAACCCGAGGCAACGGTGGAGTCATCGGACGGCGGACCCGGCACTTCCTGATCATGACACAGCTCGGTGCCGGGCCGGCGGCCGGTGCGTCGGACCGGCTGCCAGCGTCGGGTCCAGCGATGAGAATCGTCGCGCCGGCCCGGATCAGATCGGGTTCACGAAGGAGCCGCGCTGCGCAACGGTGTAAATGAGGCCTCGTTCGCGTAGCAGGTTGACCGCCCGTCGTGCCGTTGTCCTGGCCACACCCCACTCGGCGTGCATCTCGTTCTCGGTAGGGATGCGGTCATCCGCGTGAAGGCGGCCGGCCCGGATGTCGCCCTCGATGTAGTCGGCGATCTGAACATAGACCGGCACGGGACCGTCGGTGCGTACCGGTCGCTGGTTCACGACCGCCAACCTACGAAGCGCGCCACGTACAGCTATCGGCAGCTACGAGGCGATACATAGGTAGACAAGTAGATACGAGTTTTGTAGCGTGTCCTTGGAAGTCCAGCGGTAACCCGCGGTAGCCATTGGCAGCGTGGCCCCGTACCCGATTTCCGGGCACGGGGCTCGTGGGCGTCAGGCAACCATCCGCGACCGCTGGGCCGCCAACAGGTCGTGCAGCACCGTGACCGGGGCCGGCCGGGCGAAGTGGTATCCCTGCGCGAGGTGGCAGCCGAGCTGGCGCAACCGCTCGGCCTGCGCCGTGGTCTCCACCGCCTCGGCCAGCGTGACCAGCGAAAGGCTGCGCCCGAGATCCACGATCGTACGGACGAACGCGATCTCCCGCGGACCACCGTTCTCGATCTGCTGGGAGGTGAACGAGCCGTCCATCTTCAAGATGTCCACCGGAAGTTCCCGCAGGTAGGCTAGCGACGAGTAGCCGGTGCCGAAGTCGTCGATGGCGA is part of the Actinoplanes sp. NBC_00393 genome and harbors:
- a CDS encoding MFS transporter; the protein is MSLLLLAYCAFISLGLPDGLLGVGWPSMADDLGLSTDTVGVLLFASTVGYLISSVAAGFSLARLGVGRLLAGSTAMASLALAGYAVSPALGLLVPCALLAGFGGGAIDAGLNAYAAGAFGPKHMNWLHAFFGLGVAIGPLIMTGVLSGGLSWRWGYGLVAGAQALLAIAFAVTARAWVRAGAAEGPPDAQQQTTASPRFGTTLRMPAVWLSVAAFAVYVGVEMATGLWAFLLLTEDRGLSAAVAGFCVSAYWASLFVGRVVQGFTVERLGTTRTLAAGLVGMLAGSVLVALPGPDWLAVAGLMVIGYAAAPVFPLLTLTTADRVGAAHADRVIGMQMAATGLGGALIPAGVGVLIERVGVHTLGPSLIVLSLVLVMLYAVMTRRR
- a CDS encoding DUF2855 family protein; amino-acid sequence: MADSWTFAVARDDLGKTAVVAGATPQIRDGEALLRVERVGLTANNVTYAVLGESMRYWQFFPAASRGLGAQWGLPPLWGFAEVIESAAAGVEVGTRVYGYLPPAGHLVVQPERADPSGFRDGSAHRLDLPSPYNAYRSTANDAAYRADQEDLLVLYRPLFFTSFMLADQVVDNDFHGARQLLLSSASSKTAYAAAFELHGRGPRLVGLTSPGNVAFTRSLGCYDEVLSYDEIAGLEAVPTVYLDLSGAPATRVALRELLGDLLVRDIAVGLTNQIPNADAAGEVFFAPVQMRKRRQDWGRDGLDERFADAWRRFAGAVGAWLEVRAGAGPDDLRSFWLDVYHGRTEPRVGHILRF
- a CDS encoding catalase, producing the protein MDSTKPGRVVKEVVEAATAKVGQLAEALTDRVPGAPGSGTPTVEEPTSPREPLPPKHEQGTPDTRTPTGADTGLPAPTHAQQGAYLTTAQGARLRDTDHSLKAGPRGPVLIQDHHLREKIMHFDHERIPERVVHARGAGAHGTFTGYGTADGVTRAGFLAKGKETQVFVRFSTVIGSRGSADTVRDTRGFATKFYTDEGTFDLVANNMPVFFIQDAIKFPDVIHAAKWHPDREIPQAQTAHDTFWDFVSLHTEAQHHTIWGMSDRGIPRSYRTMEGFGVHTFRMINAAGETTLVKFHWKPKLGVHSLTWEEAQMLGGIDPDFHRRDLYDAIEAGAYPEWELGIQVFPDTPEETFAGIDLLDPTKIVPEELAPVQPIGKLVLNRTPTNFFAESEQVAFHVGHLPPGIDVTNDPLLQGRLFSYLDTQLTRLAGPNFGQIPINRPHAPVNDMLRDGFHQQAVHAGVAPYRPNSLDGGNPFPAGDAENAFLDASVRVAEAPKIRANPASFDDHFSQVRLFWLSMSPVEKEHIIRAYTFELGKCYEKAIKERQLQCLANIDPVLCQQVATGLGLPAPEPTVPLAEVAPSPALSQVGREWPADGRMIGIVVDAERLDTGLEQVQAAIFSAGMVPLLIAAHGDTVGDLPVQRTFATARSVEFDALLLAGAPAPAPDALPQRDAKAGAPGSAAIDPRVQLLVDECWRHGKAIGAWGDGTAVLEATGTAGTPGVIAADNGGTALEGVQRLLAAHRVWERFPASVA
- a CDS encoding aldo/keto reductase — translated: MTERRMILGAMYFGTRLDEASSMALLDRFVDQGGTWIDTANNYAFWADPSGIGGQSEALIGRWLASRPGVRERVRISTKVRYQPTVPGRWPESSEGLSGPVIRNAVQESLKRLNTDRIDLYWAHGEDRTVALDETVAAFGELVRDGVVARLGASNHMTWSVERARQLARQQGIEGYTALQLRWSYVQPRPGAELPDQGHQLLSPEALDYARVEPGLAVWAYTPLINGAYTRSDRPLPEVYDHPGTERRLAVLTRVADELGVTRNQVVLAWMATGDPAVTPIVGVSTPEQLDEALQADQVTLSSDQRRQLDEVA
- a CDS encoding cytochrome c biogenesis CcdA family protein: MDDIPLALAAGLLAAFNPCGFAMLPSFLAVLVSRRGGIGRALRLTAAMTAGFVTVFGAAGLVISVATSPIQRHLPWATVVIGGVLVVLGAWLLSGRDLDVPLPRLTVGSPAGSFLALYGYGASYAIASLSCTIAPFLAVTGLVSRSGSIVDGLAAFVAYGLGMGLVVGTLAMLAAVARDSVVRRSRSVLPYISRASGALLLLAGSYVVYYGWYEIRLLDGGSADDPIVGALTDLQGTVTNWLTAAGIWWIAGAFAMTIAVAVVLRSSRRSAARTVKD
- a CDS encoding redoxin domain-containing protein, which produces MSAYRSCLSLLAAALLLTSCGSQPLESAAPASPAPVPSAASGEAPARQVPQVLTFRATTLEGTAFDGTSLAGRPVLFWFWAPWCPKCQAEGPAVAKTAERYADRVTVVGVAGLDKDRGQMAAFVDRTGTSALDHLDDRGGEIYRHFQVASQSSFVVVDADGETTTATGPLDEGELSALIDGHLR
- a CDS encoding DUF1330 domain-containing protein produces the protein MAVDPDGDFLTGFLAEDPDSPVVMLNLLRFADNGRPLYQQYAKAFGTTIGPRYGVEVIYAGDGGSPLVAETGQQWDAVLLVRYPSRHAFRDMITDPDYQQITHLRRQALTEAVLQPTRPW
- a CDS encoding winged helix-turn-helix domain-containing protein, with amino-acid sequence MNQRPVRTDGPVPVYVQIADYIEGDIRAGRLHADDRIPTENEMHAEWGVARTTARRAVNLLRERGLIYTVAQRGSFVNPI